The genomic window TACAAACTTTAGATGATAATAAAAGAAATATTGATGAATATAGAACATATTTTAATAATGAAATAAAACCACTTATTAAAAGAGTTGATGGAGTTTCAGGAACTATGGATGGAGGTGGACGAGAGCAAGAGATGCAAGTTAATCTTGATGTAAATAAACTTGCAGCTTATAATCTTACAATTCCACAAGTTATTGATATTTTACAAGCAGAGAATGTAGATATTTCTGCAGGAACTCAAAATATGGGTAGACGTTCATATAGAATTAGAACAGTACATAAATTTTTATCACCTCAAGATATAAAAGATGTTATTTTAGTTTCAAATAGAGAACAAAGAGTAACAGTAGGCGATGTGGCAACAGTTGATTTTGGATATGAAACTCCAAGTACAGTTGCTATGTTTTTTGGTAAAGATGGAATATTTTTAGGTGTTCAACCAAGTGCTGATGCGAATATTGTACAACTTACAAATGATGTAGAAAAAGTTGTAAATGAATTAAATGAAACAACTCTTAAAAAAGAGGGTTTAAATATGAGATGGATATATGACCAAAGGCCATATATTGTAGGTTCAGTTGATTTAGTGCAACAAAATATTTTAGTTGGAGGACTCTTAGCTGTAATAATTTTAATACTATTTTTAAGAGCTGCTTCTCCAACAGCAGTTGTTGCTGTGGCAATTCCTATTTCAGTAATTGGAACATTTATTGTTCTATCGTGGCTAGGAAGAAGTTTAAATACTATTTCACTAGCTGGAATCTCCTTTGCTGTTGGTATGTTAGTTGATAGTGCAATTGTTGTATTAGAAAATATTGATAGACATAGAAAAGAAGGAATGAGTGTAAGTGATGCAGCTTACAAAGGAACAAAAGAGGTTTGGGGAGCTTTAGTTGCTAGTTCATCTACAACAATGGCTGTATTTATTCCAATTATCTTTTTACAAGATGAAGCAGGGCAGTTATTTAAAGATATTGCAATTGCTGTTACATCATCTGTGTTATTTTCTTTATTTGTTTCAATTACAGTTATTCCAATGCTTTGGAAAAAATTTGCAAGTATTTCAGGAAAAGAGCCAAGAGGTGATAGTTCATTAACAAGATTTGGAAATAAATTTGTAAATTTATTTATGAGAATAATTAAATGGTCATTAAAAACAACAATGAACAAGTTAATAACAATAGGAAGCTTAGGTATATTTTCAGCTTTAATTATTATCTCTTTATTTCCTAAAATGGATTATTTACCACAAGGAAATAAAAACTTAATTTTTAATATTTTGATAACACCTCCTGGTCTTTCTTATGAAGAAAGATATAACATGGGTGCATATTTGATGAAAAAAGTCGAGCCAAATATAAATAAAGATGTAGATGGAGTTCCAGGAATAAATAGAGCATTTTTTGTCTCTTTTGGAGATTTTAGTTTATTTGGTGCAACTTCAATGCATGAAAGCCGTGCAAGGGAATTAATACCATTTTTTAGACCAATTGTAAATTCACTTCCATCAGTATTTGGAGTATCTTTGCAATCAGGTGTTTTTGAAGATGATATTGGAGAGGGTAAAACAGTTAATATTGATATTAGTGGTGAAAAGATTGAGGATATTGCCAATGTAGGAACTCAATTATTTATGGCAGCTAGTGGAGCAATTTCGGGAGCACAAGTACGACCAGTTCCATCTATTGAGTTACTTTATCCAGAAGTGCGAATAAAACCAAATCAAGATGCTTTAAAAGCTCTAAATTTAAGTTCTAGTGATTTAGGTATTATGACTGATGTTTTAATGAGTGGAAGAAAAATATCAGACTTTGAACAAGATGGAAAGAAAAAAATAGATTTAGTTTTAAAAGCAAATGATGAGCAAATAAAAACTCCTGAAGATATTCTTTCAGCGCAAGTTGTTGTTCCAAATGGAGCATTAGTTCCAATGTCTTCACTTGCTAGTGCATTTGATACAACAGGAATTAGTGAAATTAGACACTTAGATGGAAAAAGAACTATTACTTTACAAGTAACACCACCTGTTAATATGACTATTCAAGAAACTATGACTATTTTAAGTGGTGCAATTGAAAGTATGGAAAAAGATGGAAAAATTTCAAAAAATGTTGAAATCGGAATAAGTGGAGCAGCTGATAAATTAACAGAAACAATTGGAATGTTAAGTATGAACTTTATTTTGGCTTTAATAATTATTTATTTATTAATGGCTGCATTATTTGGGAATTTCTTATATCCAATAGTTATTATGTTTACAGTTCCACTTGCAACTGCTGGTGGATTTATAGGACTTGCTTTAACAAATAAATTTATTGAGCCACAACCTTTAGATGTTTTAACAATGCTTGGATTTATTATTTTAATTGGAATCGTTGTAAATAATGCAATTTTAATTGTTCATCAAAGTTTAAATCTAATTAGAGATGAGGGTTATGAACATAAAGCAGCAGTTATTGAAGCTACAAGAACAAGAATTAGACCTATTTATATGAGTTCTCTAACTTCTATTTTTGGAATGTTACCATTAGTTTTAATTCCAGGTCCAGGAAGTGAGTTTTATAGAGGTTTAGGTTCAGTAATTACAGGTGGACTTACACTTTCAACGGTATTTACTATATTTGTTACACCGGCTCTTTTAATGTTTTTTATTAAATTAGAAAAAAGAGCAAATCCTGATGAAAAATCAGTTCAAAATGTAGATGTAAGTAAATCTTAAAAGGAAAATAGTTATGAAAAAAATAAAATTATTAACACTATCATTAACAGCTTTTTTAGCTGTTAATCTAAATGCTTTAAGTCTAGATGACGCTGTAAAAAAAGCATTAGAAAGCAATTTTGATATACAATCAAAAAATTATGATTATATTGAAAGTTTAGAGAATGTAAAGTCAAATAATGCAAACTATTTACCAAAATTAGATGCGTCTTATGGTTTTACAAATACTGATAAAGCAAATGCTGGATTTGAATCAGATGAAGGCGTTGCAAGTTTAAAATTGTCATACAATTTATTTAATGGTTTTAAAGATTTAGCGCTAAAAGAGTCATCTATTTACTTATCACAATCTTCGCAATATTCATTAAATGCCACAAAACAAGATATTGTTCTAAACACAAAAACAGCATATATAAACTATCTTGATAAACAAAATGCTTTAGATACTTATAAAAGTGCTTATATTTTGTTTCAAGAACAATATGAAGATTCTAAAAATAGATATGAACAAGGTTTAATTGCAAAAAATGATTTACTTCAAGTTCAAGTAAATATGTCAAGTGCAAAACAAAATGTGGTTAAAGCACAAGGTGATTTAAAAATCGCAAAATTCCAATTATCAAATATTTTAGGTGGAATTGATTTAGAAAATGAAACTATTGAAAAGCTAAATGAACAAGCTATTCAAAGTTCAGTTTATGATGAAAAACTACTTGAAAATAGAAGTGAAATTCAAGCTTTAAAAATGAATTTACAATCTATAAAAGAGTTAGAAAAATCTGCAAAAGCTGGGTATTATCCAAAAGTTGATGCTTCGGTTTCTCACAATAAATATTATGATGAATTATCTAAAAATATAGAAAATAAAGAAGAAAATCAAAATATTGCAAATGTAACTGCAACATGGAACTTATACAATGGAGGATATGATTCTTCTCAAACTGAAATTTATAAAATAAAATATCTTAATGCAAATTCAATTTTAAGTAAAACAAAACTTGATATTAAACTTCAATATGAAAATGCAAAATCAAATCTTGAAGTTGCCCTTGATAATCTTGAAACATCAAAATTAGCACTTCTTCAAGCTAAAGAAAATTACGGTATTGTAAAAAATAGATTTGATGAGGGTGTCTCAACAAGTACAGATTTAACAGATGCAAACTACTTATTAACTCAAGCAAAACAAGGATTTAATAGAGCCTATTTTGATAAATTCATTGCGATTTCTACACTTGATAGAATCATAGAAAAAGAGACTTATTAAAAAGAATTTTCAGATTTATACTACATCATAAAAGATAATTTTGTGATATAGTATAAAAATGAATCAAACTTTAAATATCAAATTTATTCTTTTTTTACTGTTATCATTGCTTTTTTTAGCACTTAATTCAATACTTTGTAAATTTGCCTTATCAAGCAATTTTATTGATGCTTACACTTTTACGATGTTTAGACTTTTTTTTGGCTCAATCACTCTTATTCTAATATTTTTTTATAAAAGAAAAAAAATATATTTCTCAAAAAAATCAAATTGGCTTAGTTCTTTGATGCTATTTTTATATGCAATATGTTTTTCATACTCTTTTTTAAATATAGATGCAGGAGTAGGGACTTTACTTCTTTTTGCTGTTGTTCAACTTGTAATGATAATATTTTCATTATTTCATAAAGAAAAAATAAATTTGCAAAAAATTGCTGGAATTGTTTTAGCAATGTTTGGATTGGTTTATCTTTTATATCCAAAAGAGAGTTTTGAACTCTCTTTATTTCATGCTTTTTTAATGATTATTGCTGGAATTTCTTGGGCAGTTTATACAGTTCTTGGAAAAAAATCTTCTGATTCTTTATATAACACAATGGATAATTTTACAAAATCTCTTATTTTTGTAGGGATATTTTATATTTTATTTCTACCTGAAAATACATTTATAACTCAAAAAGGTTTGATTTTGGCTTTTATATCTGGAAGTTTAACATCAGCAATTGGATATTTATTATGGTATGAAATATTGCCCAAAATGCAATTTATAACTGCTGGAATAATTCAATTATTTGTGCCAATTATCTCTATTATAATCAGTATTATCTTTTTAAATGAGAGCTTAACTTCAACGCTATTTTTATCAACAATGATGATATTTATGGGAATTTTACTCACGATTTTTTCAAGAAAACTTAATAAATAAAAAGAGACATCAAAGGATGTCTCTTAAAAAGTAGAATCTATTTTAGAATAATTTCAACTCTTCTATTTTTTGCATTAGATACATTATCAGCTGTTTTAACCAATGGAGCACTATCTCCATAATATTCAACTTTAATTAGAGATTTATCAGTCATATCTTTCATTAAGATACTAGCTACGCTTTGTGCTCTTTTAAATGATAGGGCTTTGTTATACTCTTTATCTCCTGCGCTATCACTATGTCCAATACATAGCACTTCTATAATATCATTGTCTTTAATTAGTTGATTGACATTTTTTATTTCTGCTATTTGAGTTTTATTTAACTCTGCACTATTATTAGGAAAATAAAATAAAATGCTTTGAGGTTTTTTTGGTAAAGCATTTAAAACTTCTGCATATTTTGTTTCAACAACTTTTTCTGTTTCAACTTTTTTTTCTATTTCACCTCTTTGCGAAATATTTAATGATGAATAAGCAGTATCAATATTATACTTTACACCTTTATTATCAGCGATTGAAATAACTCCTGTTTTGCCACCTTCTTCAGGTAATAATGTTATTTGAGTACCTTTTGCAGAACAACCTGAGAAAATAAAAACTCCAATTAACATACAAAATGATATTAAATATCTCATTCTTTAGCCTCCACTACAAAATATGTACCTCTAATCCCAATTGATGCTGATTTAGTTTTTATTGTCATTGCTTCAGGATTTATTTTTGGTATTAGACCTGTGATACAAGCCATAGTTCCTTTTAAAAGATTACTTCCAAATTTTACTTTTTTATCTGCTGGTTCAAATAGATATTCATCAACTGAAAATTCAGAATTAGAACCAATTGAAATTAATGTATTATCTTCAAAAATAAGACCAATTGTACTATTAGTACTTGTATTAATAATATCTTTTACAAAAATCTTATCGCCAACTTTTAAGGCACTTACTTTTTTACTCTCATGAGTAACATTAACTTCACCTTTAACGGATTTTACTAAGGCAACTGATTGTGCAGATAATAGAGTTGGTATGCTTATCAACAATATAAATAAAGCAAAAAACTTTTTCATAGCTCCCCTTTTTATTAAGTATAATTTGTTCTAATTATACTTAATAAAATAAATATTTATGACATTAAGGAATAGTTATTATTAATTATTCTCTTTAGG from Arcobacter venerupis includes these protein-coding regions:
- a CDS encoding FecR family protein, which produces MKKFFALFILLISIPTLLSAQSVALVKSVKGEVNVTHESKKVSALKVGDKIFVKDIINTSTNSTIGLIFEDNTLISIGSNSEFSVDEYLFEPADKKVKFGSNLLKGTMACITGLIPKINPEAMTIKTKSASIGIRGTYFVVEAKE
- a CDS encoding efflux RND transporter permease subunit; the encoded protein is MDLIKFSIKNPVTIIVSVLIVVLFGFISLGNLPYQLTPNVSKPEIKITTVWPGATPYEIEREIIEEQEDALKSLNNLLEYESSSTDNSGEVKLTFKLGTDIRVALQDVSNKLNEVSSYPDNVDEPIIETATASPVIWMMLQTLDDNKRNIDEYRTYFNNEIKPLIKRVDGVSGTMDGGGREQEMQVNLDVNKLAAYNLTIPQVIDILQAENVDISAGTQNMGRRSYRIRTVHKFLSPQDIKDVILVSNREQRVTVGDVATVDFGYETPSTVAMFFGKDGIFLGVQPSADANIVQLTNDVEKVVNELNETTLKKEGLNMRWIYDQRPYIVGSVDLVQQNILVGGLLAVIILILFLRAASPTAVVAVAIPISVIGTFIVLSWLGRSLNTISLAGISFAVGMLVDSAIVVLENIDRHRKEGMSVSDAAYKGTKEVWGALVASSSTTMAVFIPIIFLQDEAGQLFKDIAIAVTSSVLFSLFVSITVIPMLWKKFASISGKEPRGDSSLTRFGNKFVNLFMRIIKWSLKTTMNKLITIGSLGIFSALIIISLFPKMDYLPQGNKNLIFNILITPPGLSYEERYNMGAYLMKKVEPNINKDVDGVPGINRAFFVSFGDFSLFGATSMHESRARELIPFFRPIVNSLPSVFGVSLQSGVFEDDIGEGKTVNIDISGEKIEDIANVGTQLFMAASGAISGAQVRPVPSIELLYPEVRIKPNQDALKALNLSSSDLGIMTDVLMSGRKISDFEQDGKKKIDLVLKANDEQIKTPEDILSAQVVVPNGALVPMSSLASAFDTTGISEIRHLDGKRTITLQVTPPVNMTIQETMTILSGAIESMEKDGKISKNVEIGISGAADKLTETIGMLSMNFILALIIIYLLMAALFGNFLYPIVIMFTVPLATAGGFIGLALTNKFIEPQPLDVLTMLGFIILIGIVVNNAILIVHQSLNLIRDEGYEHKAAVIEATRTRIRPIYMSSLTSIFGMLPLVLIPGPGSEFYRGLGSVITGGLTLSTVFTIFVTPALLMFFIKLEKRANPDEKSVQNVDVSKS
- a CDS encoding OmpA family protein, translating into MRYLISFCMLIGVFIFSGCSAKGTQITLLPEEGGKTGVISIADNKGVKYNIDTAYSSLNISQRGEIEKKVETEKVVETKYAEVLNALPKKPQSILFYFPNNSAELNKTQIAEIKNVNQLIKDNDIIEVLCIGHSDSAGDKEYNKALSFKRAQSVASILMKDMTDKSLIKVEYYGDSAPLVKTADNVSNAKNRRVEIILK
- a CDS encoding TolC family protein — its product is MKKIKLLTLSLTAFLAVNLNALSLDDAVKKALESNFDIQSKNYDYIESLENVKSNNANYLPKLDASYGFTNTDKANAGFESDEGVASLKLSYNLFNGFKDLALKESSIYLSQSSQYSLNATKQDIVLNTKTAYINYLDKQNALDTYKSAYILFQEQYEDSKNRYEQGLIAKNDLLQVQVNMSSAKQNVVKAQGDLKIAKFQLSNILGGIDLENETIEKLNEQAIQSSVYDEKLLENRSEIQALKMNLQSIKELEKSAKAGYYPKVDASVSHNKYYDELSKNIENKEENQNIANVTATWNLYNGGYDSSQTEIYKIKYLNANSILSKTKLDIKLQYENAKSNLEVALDNLETSKLALLQAKENYGIVKNRFDEGVSTSTDLTDANYLLTQAKQGFNRAYFDKFIAISTLDRIIEKETY
- a CDS encoding DMT family transporter, yielding MNQTLNIKFILFLLLSLLFLALNSILCKFALSSNFIDAYTFTMFRLFFGSITLILIFFYKRKKIYFSKKSNWLSSLMLFLYAICFSYSFLNIDAGVGTLLLFAVVQLVMIIFSLFHKEKINLQKIAGIVLAMFGLVYLLYPKESFELSLFHAFLMIIAGISWAVYTVLGKKSSDSLYNTMDNFTKSLIFVGIFYILFLPENTFITQKGLILAFISGSLTSAIGYLLWYEILPKMQFITAGIIQLFVPIISIIISIIFLNESLTSTLFLSTMMIFMGILLTIFSRKLNK